The proteins below come from a single Burkholderia contaminans genomic window:
- a CDS encoding MipA/OmpV family protein, protein MTVARFLLSPGARRFVSGVSACAALTAAGVRDASAQTPSPLGEWQYSAGVPLQKLFEPNVSTWDISMGAAMTLQPRYAGSDRYRVMGGPTVDIRYRDLFFLSTGEGLGANVLRGPNWRVSLSVGYDLGRRSADDIQHLNGLDNINAAPVMKLAADYVISKDFPLVLRADIRRSIGGSNGWVGDFSAYMPLPGSNEHFFWFAGPTVSFADSRYMNSWFGVNQGAAARSGLPAYSSGAGLKSVGAGVTVAWFLNKHWFVTIDGAIEQLVGRAARSPITQQSTNGVFDMSVNYQF, encoded by the coding sequence ATGACCGTTGCTCGCTTTTTGCTGTCACCCGGCGCACGCCGGTTCGTTTCCGGCGTATCGGCCTGCGCGGCGCTCACCGCGGCCGGCGTCCGCGACGCGTCGGCCCAGACCCCTTCGCCGCTCGGCGAGTGGCAATACTCGGCGGGCGTGCCGCTCCAAAAACTGTTCGAGCCGAACGTCTCCACCTGGGATATCAGCATGGGCGCCGCGATGACGCTGCAGCCGCGCTATGCGGGCTCCGATCGCTATCGTGTGATGGGCGGCCCGACTGTCGATATCCGCTATCGCGACCTGTTCTTCCTGTCGACCGGCGAGGGGCTCGGTGCAAACGTGCTGCGCGGGCCGAACTGGCGCGTGAGCCTGTCCGTCGGTTACGACCTCGGGCGCCGCTCGGCCGACGACATCCAGCACCTGAACGGCCTCGACAACATCAACGCGGCACCGGTGATGAAACTGGCGGCCGACTACGTGATCTCGAAGGATTTTCCGCTCGTGCTGCGCGCGGATATCCGGCGCAGCATCGGCGGCTCGAATGGCTGGGTCGGTGATTTCTCCGCGTACATGCCGCTGCCCGGCAGTAACGAGCATTTCTTCTGGTTCGCGGGGCCGACCGTGTCGTTCGCCGATTCGCGCTACATGAACAGCTGGTTCGGCGTGAACCAGGGCGCCGCCGCGCGTTCCGGGCTGCCCGCCTATTCGTCGGGGGCCGGGCTCAAGTCGGTCGGTGCGGGGGTGACGGTGGCCTGGTTCCTGAACAAGCACTGGTTCGTGACGATCGACGGCGCGATCGAGCAGCTCGTCGGCCGCGCCGCGCGTAGCCCGATCACGCAGCAGTCGACCAACGGCGTGTTCGACATGTCGGTGAATTACCAGTTCTGA
- a CDS encoding PRC-barrel domain-containing protein, giving the protein MTTDRPSRDETRIVGGNRRSTGAGPGPDVMAARTLEGDRVLTMDGDDIGQIADIMLDVRSGRIAYAVVSAGSPPGIGDKLLAVPWNVLVLDIERRCLVLPVATERVREAPGFDRNRWPAMADPEWAEALHAYYGRSPYWLIEEGETALDSPPYEASPGGPEAPGKPDGGKR; this is encoded by the coding sequence ATGACAACGGACAGACCGTCGCGCGACGAAACGCGCATCGTGGGCGGCAACCGCCGCAGCACGGGCGCCGGGCCGGGGCCGGACGTGATGGCCGCCCGCACGCTCGAAGGCGATCGCGTCCTGACGATGGACGGCGACGACATCGGCCAGATCGCCGACATCATGCTCGACGTGCGCTCCGGCCGGATCGCGTATGCGGTCGTGTCGGCGGGCAGCCCGCCCGGGATCGGCGACAAGCTGCTCGCGGTGCCGTGGAACGTGCTCGTGCTCGACATCGAGCGCCGCTGCCTCGTGCTGCCCGTCGCCACCGAACGCGTGCGCGAAGCTCCCGGCTTCGACAGGAACCGCTGGCCCGCCATGGCCGATCCGGAGTGGGCCGAGGCGCTGCATGCGTACTACGGCAGGTCTCCGTACTGGCTGATCGAGGAAGGCGAAACGGCGCTCGACTCCCCGCCGTACGAGGCGTCGCCGGGCGGCCCCGAAGCCCCTGGAAAACCTGACGGCGGCAAGCGGTAG
- a CDS encoding ATP-dependent DNA helicase — protein sequence MSYVVAVRAMCEFTARRGDLDLRFTPAPTALEGIAGHGAVTSNRGARYETEIALTGTWGTLTVRGRADGYDPVANRLEEIKTYRGSLDAMPANHRALHWAQAKVYAHLMCDARGFQEIEVALVYFDIVSERETVLTQTLGAAELATFFAEQCACFVGWAERETAHRAARDAALRALAFPHGQFRSGQRELAVAVYRAARDERCLMAQAPTGIGKTLGTVFPLLKACGEGELDHVYFLTAKTPGRALALEAATTLGAGTPALPLRVLELVARDKACEHPDSACHGESCPLAKGFYDRLPAARDAAIEAGLLDRETVRAAALAHDVCPYYLSQELARWSDMVIGDYNYYYDGSAMLHTLAQQNQWRVGVLVDEAHNLLDRARRMYSASLDPFAFAAAREVAPAALRKAFDRLARAWGTVSRAQAERYAAYPEIPGPIVSAVQNLVAAIGEHLADAPRANGDALLRFHFEAIQFGVLAEAFDSASIFDATLHGEPMPRQPALDGVVSAGRRRRVQSTLCVRNVIPAGFLAPRYEAACATVLFSGTLSPFHFYRDTLGLPGDTGWLDVDGPFRAEQLTVRVASHVSTRWRDRDRSLEPIADLIATQYATRPGNYLGFLSSFDYLGRVVALMQTRHPDVPVWAQAPGMAESERDAFLARFDAGGRGVGFAVLGGAFSEGVDLVGERLIGAFIATLGLPQVNDVNEQMRRAMDARFGNGYDYMYLYPGLQKVVQAAGRVIRTEHDEGVVHLIDDRYRRREVRDLLPRWWRIE from the coding sequence ATGAGCTATGTCGTCGCGGTGCGGGCGATGTGCGAGTTCACCGCGCGACGCGGCGATCTCGACCTGCGCTTCACGCCCGCACCGACCGCGCTCGAAGGCATCGCCGGCCACGGTGCGGTCACGTCGAACCGCGGCGCGCGCTACGAAACCGAAATCGCGCTGACGGGCACCTGGGGCACGCTCACCGTGCGCGGCCGCGCGGACGGCTACGACCCGGTGGCAAACCGTCTCGAGGAAATCAAGACCTATCGCGGCAGCCTCGACGCAATGCCGGCCAATCACCGTGCGCTGCACTGGGCGCAAGCGAAGGTCTACGCGCACCTGATGTGCGACGCGCGCGGCTTCCAGGAAATCGAAGTCGCGCTCGTCTATTTCGACATCGTGTCCGAGCGCGAGACGGTGCTGACGCAAACGCTGGGGGCGGCCGAACTCGCGACGTTCTTCGCCGAGCAGTGCGCGTGTTTCGTCGGCTGGGCCGAGCGCGAGACGGCGCATCGCGCCGCGCGCGATGCGGCGCTGCGCGCGCTGGCGTTTCCGCACGGCCAGTTCCGCAGCGGGCAGCGCGAGCTGGCGGTGGCCGTCTATCGCGCGGCACGCGACGAGCGTTGCCTGATGGCGCAGGCGCCGACCGGCATCGGCAAGACACTCGGCACCGTGTTTCCGCTGTTGAAGGCCTGCGGCGAGGGTGAGCTCGATCACGTGTACTTCCTGACCGCGAAAACGCCCGGACGCGCGCTCGCGCTCGAAGCGGCGACGACGCTCGGCGCCGGCACGCCGGCGCTGCCGCTGCGCGTGCTGGAGCTCGTCGCGCGCGACAAGGCATGCGAGCATCCGGACAGCGCGTGCCACGGCGAATCGTGCCCGCTCGCGAAAGGTTTTTACGACCGCTTGCCGGCCGCGCGCGATGCGGCAATCGAGGCGGGGCTGCTCGATCGCGAGACCGTGCGCGCAGCCGCGCTCGCGCACGACGTCTGCCCGTATTACCTGTCGCAAGAGCTTGCGCGCTGGTCCGACATGGTGATCGGCGACTACAACTACTACTACGACGGCAGCGCGATGCTGCACACGCTCGCGCAGCAGAACCAGTGGCGTGTCGGCGTGCTCGTCGACGAGGCGCACAACCTGCTCGATCGCGCGAGGAGGATGTACAGCGCATCGCTCGATCCGTTCGCCTTCGCGGCGGCCCGCGAGGTCGCGCCCGCGGCGCTGCGCAAGGCGTTCGACCGGCTCGCCCGCGCCTGGGGGACGGTCAGTCGCGCGCAGGCCGAGCGCTATGCCGCGTATCCGGAGATTCCGGGCCCGATCGTGTCGGCCGTGCAGAACCTCGTCGCGGCAATCGGCGAACACCTGGCCGACGCGCCGCGCGCGAATGGCGATGCGCTGCTGCGGTTTCATTTCGAGGCGATCCAGTTCGGTGTGCTGGCCGAAGCGTTCGACAGCGCGTCGATCTTCGACGCGACGCTGCACGGCGAACCCATGCCGCGCCAGCCGGCGCTGGACGGCGTGGTGTCGGCCGGCCGCCGGCGCCGCGTCCAGTCGACGCTGTGCGTGCGCAACGTGATTCCGGCCGGCTTTCTCGCGCCGCGTTACGAAGCCGCGTGCGCGACCGTGCTGTTCTCGGGCACGCTGAGCCCGTTTCATTTCTATCGCGACACGCTCGGGTTGCCCGGCGACACGGGCTGGCTCGACGTCGACGGGCCGTTCCGCGCCGAACAACTGACGGTGCGCGTCGCGAGCCACGTGTCGACGCGCTGGCGCGACCGCGACCGTTCGCTCGAACCGATCGCCGACCTGATCGCCACGCAATACGCGACGCGGCCCGGCAACTACCTCGGGTTCCTGAGCAGCTTCGACTACCTGGGGCGCGTGGTCGCGCTGATGCAGACGCGGCACCCGGACGTGCCCGTCTGGGCGCAGGCGCCCGGCATGGCGGAAAGCGAGCGAGACGCCTTTCTCGCGCGCTTCGATGCAGGCGGGCGCGGCGTCGGCTTCGCGGTGCTGGGCGGGGCGTTCTCGGAAGGTGTGGATCTCGTTGGCGAGCGGCTGATCGGCGCATTCATCGCGACGCTCGGGCTGCCGCAGGTCAACGACGTCAACGAGCAGATGCGGCGTGCGATGGACGCGCGCTTCGGCAACGGCTACGACTACATGTACTTGTATCCGGGTTTGCAGAAGGTCGTGCAGGCGGCCGGGCGCGTGATCCGCACCGAGCACGACGAAGGCGTCGTGCACCTGATCGACGACCGTTACCGCCGGCGCGAAGTGCGCGATCTGCTGCCGCGTTGGTGGCGGATCGAGTGA
- a CDS encoding VRR-NUC domain-containing protein — MTPASPTPPAFYYLTNFERALAWLGARYDDLFDEHEHAFVRQFATLPQASRALLVRMLMRNGSDFRASKLVYDEIGCALDAAAPLVALGWVDPAPALTLDELFALSTKADLLRIFPALAAHAGERKPDWLERLRPAHDVAQPLDAWCPQAGDRVLRVTVGALCDRLRLMFFGNLHQDWSEFVLADLGVFQYESVPIAPSSRAFQQRGDVDAYLALQMCREALDAWPDDLPFDDLVRAIDAVGCDQPWLATRRAKLLFALGQTCERRADWDGALDAYARSAWPGSRHRRIRVLERCGRDDDALALALDARGGFESDEERQRVERMLPRLQRRLGQRVERASAAADVPRETLVMARPEAFVSVEFAVRDHLAQPASPVHYVENTLINSLFGLLCWEPVFAAVPGAFFHPFQRGPADLHAPDFVARRADAFAACFAQLDSGAYRDTIRRHFATKAGLQSPFVFWGVLTDALLDEALACLPPEHLRLWFTRLLADIRGNRSGLPDLVRFWPGERRYELIEVKGPGDRLQDNQTRWLAYCVAHGIPVRVIDVEWAGEGVAHAEAAGLSA, encoded by the coding sequence GTGACGCCTGCATCGCCGACGCCCCCGGCGTTTTACTACCTGACCAATTTCGAACGCGCGCTGGCCTGGCTCGGCGCGCGTTACGACGACCTGTTCGACGAGCACGAGCACGCGTTCGTCCGGCAGTTCGCGACACTGCCGCAGGCGTCGCGCGCGCTGCTCGTGCGGATGCTGATGCGCAACGGGTCCGACTTCCGCGCCAGCAAGCTCGTCTACGACGAAATCGGCTGCGCGCTCGACGCGGCCGCGCCGCTCGTCGCACTCGGCTGGGTCGATCCGGCGCCCGCGCTGACGCTCGACGAGCTGTTCGCACTGTCGACCAAGGCCGATCTGCTGCGCATCTTCCCGGCACTCGCCGCGCATGCGGGCGAGCGCAAGCCCGACTGGCTCGAACGGCTGCGGCCCGCGCACGACGTCGCGCAGCCGCTCGACGCGTGGTGCCCGCAAGCCGGCGACCGCGTGCTGCGCGTGACCGTTGGCGCACTGTGCGACCGGCTGCGCCTGATGTTCTTCGGCAATCTGCATCAGGACTGGAGCGAGTTCGTGCTTGCCGATCTCGGCGTGTTCCAGTACGAAAGCGTGCCGATCGCGCCGTCGTCGCGTGCGTTCCAGCAGCGCGGCGACGTCGACGCGTATCTCGCGCTGCAGATGTGCCGCGAGGCCCTCGACGCGTGGCCCGACGATCTGCCGTTCGATGACCTGGTGCGCGCCATCGACGCGGTCGGCTGCGACCAGCCTTGGCTCGCGACGCGGCGCGCGAAGCTGCTGTTCGCGCTCGGGCAGACGTGCGAGCGCCGGGCCGACTGGGACGGCGCGCTCGACGCGTATGCGCGCAGCGCATGGCCCGGCAGCCGCCATCGCCGTATCCGCGTGCTCGAACGCTGCGGGCGTGACGACGATGCGCTCGCGCTGGCGCTCGATGCGCGCGGCGGCTTCGAGAGCGACGAGGAGCGCCAGCGTGTCGAGCGCATGCTGCCGCGCCTGCAGCGCCGGCTCGGCCAGCGCGTCGAACGTGCGTCCGCCGCGGCGGACGTGCCGCGCGAGACGCTCGTAATGGCGCGCCCCGAAGCGTTCGTCAGCGTCGAATTCGCGGTACGCGACCATCTTGCGCAGCCGGCTTCGCCGGTCCATTACGTCGAAAACACGCTGATCAATTCGCTGTTCGGGCTGTTGTGCTGGGAACCCGTGTTCGCCGCGGTGCCCGGTGCGTTCTTCCATCCGTTCCAGCGCGGCCCGGCCGATCTGCACGCACCCGATTTCGTCGCGCGCCGTGCGGACGCGTTTGCCGCGTGCTTCGCGCAACTCGATTCGGGCGCCTATCGCGACACGATCCGCCGGCATTTCGCGACGAAGGCGGGGCTGCAATCGCCGTTCGTCTTCTGGGGCGTGCTGACCGACGCGTTGCTCGACGAGGCGCTCGCGTGCCTGCCGCCCGAGCACCTGCGGCTGTGGTTCACGCGCCTGCTCGCGGATATCCGCGGCAACCGCTCGGGGTTGCCCGATCTCGTCCGCTTCTGGCCCGGCGAGCGCCGCTACGAGCTGATCGAGGTGAAAGGCCCCGGCGACCGTCTGCAGGACAACCAGACGCGCTGGCTCGCGTACTGCGTCGCGCACGGCATTCCGGTGCGCGTGATCGATGTCGAGTGGGCCGGTGAGGGCGTCGCGCACGCCGAAGCGGCGGGACTGTCCGCATGA
- a CDS encoding CBS domain-containing protein, whose protein sequence is MYRVTEIMSRDVVCVAPTDTIRHAAELMRRFDIGVLPVCDGTELVAIVTDRDLAVRGLSHGHSSDTPVQAVASRPVQWCVEDDGVGDVQQRMADVQLHRMPVLDRNRRLVGIVSLGDIATRAGGPERDELANTLEDVSLPRRR, encoded by the coding sequence ATGTATCGCGTTACCGAGATCATGTCGCGCGACGTGGTGTGCGTCGCGCCGACCGACACGATTCGCCACGCGGCCGAATTGATGCGGCGCTTCGATATCGGTGTGCTGCCCGTTTGCGACGGCACCGAGCTCGTCGCGATCGTGACCGACCGCGACCTCGCGGTGCGCGGGCTGTCGCACGGCCATTCGTCCGATACGCCGGTGCAGGCGGTCGCGTCCAGACCCGTGCAGTGGTGCGTCGAGGACGACGGTGTCGGCGACGTCCAGCAGCGGATGGCCGACGTGCAGCTGCATCGTATGCCGGTGCTCGACCGCAACCGGCGGCTGGTCGGCATCGTGTCGCTCGGCGACATCGCGACGCGCGCGGGCGGCCCCGAGCGCGACGAGCTGGCCAATACGCTCGAGGACGTGTCGCTGCCGCGCCGGCGCTGA
- a CDS encoding DUF4142 domain-containing protein, which yields MKTNRIHRPAAIVLAATVGASIAVLAHAQALPASSAQVAPGVIRPGTTADEAGMTQRPTGIDVEFVDKAGMIGKVERQASQLALDRSSNPDVKAFARRMVDDHGRIAGELRQLGATKGVPVQSRMLVDPAVTALRSKEGHAFDAAYVALAGPRAHEAAIRIYETEARDGRDPQLRAFAANTLPTLKAHLAAARQLAQTVAAAH from the coding sequence ATGAAAACGAATCGAATCCATCGGCCGGCGGCGATCGTGCTGGCCGCGACCGTCGGCGCATCGATCGCCGTACTCGCTCATGCGCAGGCGTTGCCCGCTTCGTCGGCACAGGTCGCACCGGGTGTCATTCGCCCCGGCACGACGGCCGACGAGGCCGGCATGACGCAGCGGCCGACCGGTATCGATGTCGAATTCGTCGACAAGGCGGGCATGATCGGCAAGGTGGAGCGGCAGGCCAGCCAGCTCGCGCTCGACCGCTCGTCGAACCCGGACGTGAAGGCGTTCGCGCGGCGGATGGTCGACGATCACGGACGGATCGCCGGCGAATTGCGACAGCTTGGCGCGACCAAGGGCGTACCGGTCCAGTCGCGGATGCTCGTCGATCCGGCGGTGACCGCGTTGCGAAGCAAGGAAGGTCATGCGTTCGACGCGGCCTATGTCGCGCTGGCGGGCCCGCGCGCGCATGAAGCGGCGATCCGGATCTACGAGACAGAAGCGCGGGACGGCCGCGATCCGCAGCTTCGCGCGTTCGCGGCCAACACGTTGCCGACGCTGAAGGCGCACCTGGCCGCCGCCCGGCAACTCGCGCAGACGGTGGCGGCCGCGCACTGA
- a CDS encoding UDP-N-acetylglucosamine 1-carboxyvinyltransferase, with translation MSNLIVHGGTPLRGDIKPSANKNAVLPILCATLLTDQPLRLIGVPDITDVRKILDIFRTLGSDVSVDFTTGLLELHHRNTKFDPAVHRLPEAMRSSIMLIPPLLARFGVARLENDVKGCTLGVREIDPHVEVFERFGAHIERTPDSLIVRTDGPLTANDHWLDYASVTTTENFALCATAANGTSTLMNAASEPHVQEFCQFLAMIGVAIEGIGTSRLCVTGGHKLGGGEFRFAEDFHEIATFLALGAITGGDITVRNSSPEHFPLIDRTFAKFGVNVTHRDGWSRAERDGPLRVRRPFTQNILTKVEAAPWPYLPVDLLPIFIALGVRAEGSAMFWNKVYDGALGWSGELSKFGAHVLLSDPHRLITFGGLQLTPARVESPYIIRVAIALLMVAASIEGRSEIMNALPIRRAHPHFVENLRSVGANVEWTSSE, from the coding sequence ATGTCGAATCTCATCGTCCACGGCGGCACTCCGCTGCGCGGGGACATCAAGCCGTCCGCGAACAAGAACGCCGTCCTGCCGATTCTGTGCGCCACCCTGTTGACCGATCAGCCGCTGCGCCTCATCGGCGTGCCGGACATCACCGACGTGCGCAAGATCCTCGACATCTTCCGCACGCTCGGCAGCGACGTGTCGGTCGATTTCACGACGGGCCTGCTGGAACTCCACCATCGCAACACGAAATTCGATCCGGCCGTCCACCGGCTGCCGGAAGCGATGCGCTCGTCGATCATGCTGATCCCGCCGCTGCTCGCGCGCTTCGGCGTCGCGCGGCTCGAGAACGACGTGAAAGGCTGCACGCTCGGCGTGCGCGAGATCGACCCGCACGTCGAGGTGTTCGAGCGCTTCGGCGCGCACATCGAACGCACGCCCGATTCGCTGATCGTTCGCACCGACGGCCCGCTGACGGCCAACGACCACTGGCTCGACTATGCGTCGGTGACGACCACCGAGAACTTCGCGCTGTGCGCGACGGCCGCGAACGGCACGTCGACGCTGATGAACGCGGCCTCCGAGCCGCACGTGCAGGAGTTCTGCCAGTTCCTCGCGATGATCGGCGTCGCGATCGAGGGCATCGGCACGTCGCGGCTGTGCGTGACGGGTGGCCACAAACTCGGCGGCGGCGAGTTCCGTTTCGCCGAGGATTTCCACGAGATCGCGACGTTCCTCGCGCTCGGCGCGATTACCGGCGGCGACATCACGGTGCGCAATTCGTCGCCCGAACATTTCCCGCTGATCGACCGCACGTTCGCGAAGTTCGGCGTCAACGTCACGCACCGCGACGGCTGGTCGCGCGCGGAACGCGACGGCCCGCTGCGCGTGCGCCGGCCGTTCACGCAGAACATCCTCACCAAGGTCGAAGCCGCACCGTGGCCGTACCTGCCGGTCGACCTGCTGCCGATCTTCATCGCGCTCGGCGTGCGCGCGGAAGGCAGCGCGATGTTCTGGAACAAGGTGTACGACGGCGCGCTCGGCTGGTCCGGCGAACTGTCGAAGTTCGGCGCGCACGTGCTGTTGTCCGACCCGCACCGGCTGATCACGTTCGGCGGGCTGCAACTGACGCCGGCGCGCGTCGAGAGCCCGTACATCATCCGCGTCGCGATCGCGCTGCTGATGGTGGCCGCGAGCATCGAAGGCCGCTCGGAAATCATGAACGCGCTGCCGATCCGCCGCGCGCACCCGCACTTCGTCGAGAACCTGCGCTCGGTCGGCGCGAACGTCGAGTGGACGAGCAGCGAGTAA
- a CDS encoding IclR family transcriptional regulator domain-containing protein — translation MKKPELDRRDWIAGLEKGLAILEAFDSQHARMTPTQAAARTGLTRTAARRYLLTLESLGYVYTDGKLYGLTPRVLRVGWSYFDSARLPRTVQPYLQQLSASLNESAYVSVLDGWELVFIARNGVSRVMTTGFVLGARVPAPLTSPGVVLLAHHPDREAVRAWLDDTELPPFTPHTITNKARLLEQIDQARDAGFAAIEQQLQVGVRGIAVPLKNRHGEVVAALSTNMPIGAETTDAAVRRVLPHLQEAALAMLNVL, via the coding sequence ATGAAAAAGCCCGAACTCGACCGACGCGACTGGATTGCCGGCCTCGAAAAAGGCCTGGCGATCCTCGAGGCGTTCGACAGCCAGCATGCGCGCATGACGCCCACCCAGGCCGCCGCGCGCACCGGCCTCACGCGCACGGCCGCACGGCGCTACCTGCTGACGCTCGAATCACTCGGCTACGTGTACACCGACGGCAAGCTGTACGGCCTCACGCCGCGCGTGCTGCGGGTCGGTTGGTCGTACTTCGACTCGGCCCGCCTGCCGCGCACGGTCCAGCCCTATCTGCAGCAATTGAGCGCGTCGCTGAACGAGTCGGCGTACGTGAGCGTGCTCGACGGCTGGGAACTCGTGTTCATTGCGCGCAACGGCGTGTCGCGGGTGATGACGACCGGCTTCGTGCTCGGCGCGCGCGTGCCGGCGCCGCTGACGTCGCCCGGCGTCGTGCTGCTCGCCCATCATCCGGATCGCGAAGCCGTGCGCGCGTGGCTCGACGACACCGAACTGCCGCCGTTCACGCCGCACACGATCACCAACAAGGCGCGCCTGCTCGAACAGATCGACCAGGCCCGCGACGCCGGTTTCGCGGCGATCGAACAGCAATTGCAGGTCGGCGTGCGCGGGATCGCGGTGCCGTTGAAGAACCGTCACGGTGAAGTGGTCGCCGCGCTGAGCACGAACATGCCGATCGGCGCGGAGACGACCGACGCGGCCGTGCGGCGCGTCCTGCCGCACCTGCAGGAAGCCGCGCTCGCGATGCTCAACGTGCTGTAG
- a CDS encoding hybrid sensor histidine kinase/response regulator → MRPLTRELIRQGAWIVLAVGLASALQAWAVHVVGGHAPFAPLPFYAGVAAAAWLTSFGGGLVAVALSVVVIGTLWWRDAPLAALLTQGGTFVAISFVECMSVMAVKPLLANDRLRAPDDDGDADAREPHREPTPAARVPVPDDRLLRRVVDASPDAIVAVDVARRITSWNPAARRIFGIDAAQAAGRDVAAMIAPRWLRRHPLPASFANLHAPVGPLDVLCVRRDGGRFRATFAASPMVDAQGNCMGLSITLRDAHERRRGERRNLRSLRGARDARAQADTSNRLKDELLATVSHELRTPLNVIYGWVEVLRNIDGQGLAQQAVDAIDRSARSLSHMVADLLDASSLATGRLRLERVPVDLVRVVRDATRELDATARASGLELSTRYAMPTCVIPADRERVRQVLSNLLSNAIKFTPPGGRIVVSLARAGERVRLSVADTGQGIAPEYLPHLFETFSRPERAFASPARGLGLGLSIVRNIAQLHGGDVVATSAGIGRGTTVTVTLPAGWDVDDPAENLLHAAGTPEPVTLDGQRVLVVDDDPTSRASLAAALETMGAQVSTAQSGHDALDAVERQAPNVVLSDLAMPDGDGFWLLDRIRHLPGSSGHLPVVAVTAHAGNADRHRAMAAGFDAYLRKPVDMPTLASVIADVAPDAAHDRKG, encoded by the coding sequence ATGAGGCCCCTGACCCGTGAGTTGATACGGCAGGGTGCATGGATCGTGCTGGCCGTCGGGCTGGCGTCCGCGCTACAGGCGTGGGCGGTTCACGTCGTCGGCGGGCACGCGCCATTTGCGCCGCTGCCATTTTATGCAGGCGTTGCGGCTGCCGCGTGGCTGACGTCGTTCGGCGGTGGCCTGGTTGCGGTCGCGTTGAGCGTGGTCGTGATCGGCACGCTGTGGTGGCGTGATGCGCCGCTGGCCGCGCTGCTCACGCAGGGCGGCACGTTCGTCGCGATCAGCTTCGTCGAGTGCATGTCCGTGATGGCCGTGAAGCCGCTGCTCGCGAACGATCGTCTGCGCGCACCCGATGACGACGGCGACGCCGATGCCCGCGAGCCGCATCGCGAACCGACGCCGGCTGCACGCGTCCCCGTCCCTGACGACCGGCTGTTGCGCCGTGTGGTCGACGCTTCGCCCGACGCGATCGTCGCGGTTGATGTTGCGCGCCGGATCACGAGCTGGAATCCGGCCGCGCGGCGGATCTTCGGCATCGACGCGGCGCAAGCCGCCGGGCGCGACGTCGCCGCGATGATCGCGCCGCGCTGGTTGCGGCGACATCCGTTGCCCGCGTCGTTCGCGAACCTGCACGCGCCGGTCGGTCCGCTCGACGTGCTGTGTGTGCGACGCGACGGAGGCCGTTTTCGGGCGACTTTCGCGGCATCGCCGATGGTCGATGCGCAGGGCAACTGCATGGGCCTGTCGATCACGCTGCGCGACGCGCACGAACGGCGCCGCGGCGAGCGGCGCAACCTGCGCTCGCTGCGCGGCGCGCGCGACGCACGCGCACAGGCGGACACGTCGAACCGGCTGAAGGACGAACTGCTGGCCACGGTGTCGCACGAGCTGCGCACGCCGCTGAACGTGATCTACGGCTGGGTCGAGGTGCTGCGCAACATCGACGGCCAGGGGCTCGCGCAACAGGCCGTCGACGCGATCGATCGCAGCGCGCGGTCGCTGTCGCACATGGTTGCCGACCTGCTCGACGCGTCGTCGCTCGCGACCGGCCGGTTGCGCCTCGAGCGCGTGCCGGTCGATCTCGTGCGGGTCGTGCGCGATGCCACGCGTGAACTCGACGCGACGGCACGGGCGAGCGGGCTCGAGCTGTCGACCCGATACGCGATGCCGACCTGCGTGATTCCGGCGGACCGCGAGCGCGTGCGCCAGGTCCTGTCGAACCTGCTGTCGAACGCGATCAAGTTCACGCCGCCGGGCGGGCGCATCGTCGTGTCGCTGGCCCGGGCCGGCGAGCGCGTGCGGCTGTCGGTCGCCGATACGGGGCAGGGCATTGCGCCGGAATACCTGCCGCACCTGTTCGAGACGTTCAGCCGGCCGGAACGCGCATTCGCGTCGCCGGCGCGCGGTCTCGGGCTCGGCCTGTCGATCGTGCGCAACATCGCGCAACTGCACGGCGGCGATGTCGTCGCGACGAGCGCCGGTATCGGGCGCGGGACGACCGTCACGGTCACGCTGCCGGCTGGCTGGGACGTCGACGATCCGGCCGAAAACCTGCTGCACGCGGCGGGCACGCCGGAGCCGGTGACGCTCGACGGCCAGCGCGTGCTCGTCGTCGACGACGATCCGACATCGCGCGCGAGCCTCGCCGCGGCCCTCGAAACGATGGGCGCGCAGGTATCGACCGCGCAGTCGGGGCATGACGCGCTCGACGCGGTGGAAAGGCAGGCGCCGAACGTCGTGCTGTCGGATCTTGCGATGCCGGACGGCGATGGCTTCTGGCTGCTCGACCGCATCCGTCATTTGCCGGGCAGCAGCGGGCATCTGCCCGTCGTCGCGGTCACGGCCCACGCCGGCAACGCCGATCGGCACCGAGCGATGGCGGCCGGGTTCGACGCGTATCTGCGCAAGCCGGTGGACATGCCGACGCTGGCGAGCGTGATCGCCGATGTCGCACCGGACGCCGCGCACGATCGGAAAGGGTGA